Genomic window (Paenibacillus sp. PK3_47):
GCGGTGGAGACCGCCAAGCAGAAGGGTTATCCGGTATATACAATCGGCCTGAACGCCGACGGCAAGCTGAACAAGGAAATTCTGGCCGGGCTGTCGGATGAGACAGGGGGCAAGGCCTTCACGACGGATTCCGCCGATGATCTGCCGCAGATTCTCAGCGAAATTTTTGCCAGCCATCTGAAGCTCAAGGTGGTACCTGTACAGTCGATTACAGCGGACGGCAGCTTCCAGGAGGTGACGGTGAACGTCCCTAACGAAAGTGTGCTGGAAGCGAATATTTCTATTATGTCATCACAGCCCGTCACTGCCAAGCTGACCGATCCGTCCGGCAAGGAGGTCCAGATTCCTTCAGATGAAGTCCTGTTGTCGAAATCGGCAACTTACAGTCTGATCAAGCTGCTCTCTCCCCAGGAGGGAGACTGGAAGCTGCAGGTAAAGGGCGTGCCGAAGGATAAGATCGATATCAATCTCGTGTTCAACTATGATCTTGAGCTTCAAATCGATGCAGTGTCATCTACTGCCTTCAAGAAGGGCGACAAAATTGATATCTCATCACACCTCTACAGCAACGGCACTCAGGTAACACTCAGTAACTTGTATCAAGATATGAAGGCAGTGCTGCTTGCCACGGATGTGGACACCGGAACAGTAGAGGAGATTCCGCTGGATAATTCCGGCGCTGTGTTCAAAGGAACCTTTGAGATCAAGGACAGCCATGATTACGAGCTGAAGGTCCGTGCGGAGGAGAGCAGCTTCTACCGGGAAAGTGATGTCCTGAAGATTAGCGCCAAGACAGGAGCTGCGGCTACAAGCGGAGCCGGAACCGGCGGCAATACAGGTGAAGAGCTCGCTGCGGACAGCGGCTCCTCCAAGACACTGTACTTTGTTATAGGCGGCCTTATACTGCTGATTGCGGCGGCTGTGGCACTTTGGATGCTGCGCAAGAAGTCCACCCGAGGTTTTGTGGGCCAAATGGTAGTGGAAGTGGTGGATGGAAATACCGGAGAGAAGACTTATCCGCAGTATAAGAAGCTGTCGGCCTTCCGCGGTAAATTCACCCTTCACCAGCTGCTGCAGCTTGCACCGGAGCTGAAGGAGAGTGAGAAGCTTGTCTTCACTCCGGGCAAGAATGACCGGCTGCTGCTGAAAGGCGGAGAAGGGCTTTCTGTAGAAAGATCAGGGCGTGCTGCCGATATCTCGCGCGGCCTTGAACTGAAGAGCGGCGACCGGATTTCCGTCAATCTGCAGACTGTAGACAAGACGATTCAACTGGAATATTTGATATAGGACAGCAGGATTCATACTGAACGCTGTCAATAATGCTTAGGGGGAGAACCTATGAAACCGGTAGTAAGAGAACATATTCAGCAGCTAGACGTATCGCTGGGCGGGGGCATTGTCAGCGACAAGATCAGGGTCGATACGATCGATAACCCGATCCTGATTATCGGCCTTGGCGGAACGGGGATCGATGCCCTGCTGCGCCTGAAATACCAGATTAACCGGCGCTTCAAGCTGCCGGAGGATCCGCTGTCCAAGAAAAAACGCGACAAGCCGGACAATGTGGAGTTTCTTGCTTTTGAGACCAATGAACAGGACCGCGGCAAGAAATACAAAGGGATCGGCCTGGATCCGCAAAATGAATTCGTGCTGCTGGCCAACGCCGAAATCGGCGGCCTTCTGCAGAACCGCAGCATTCTCGATCCGTATATTACGGAATGGCTGTCTCCGGAGCTGAGCATCACAGACGGCATGAACGGGGCTGCCGGTGTACGCCAGGCCGGACGGCTGCTGCTGTTCACGAAGATTAACCAGGTCGTCGGCGCCATCGACAAGAAAATCAAGACCCTGTCCGTCGGCACCAGCAAGAAGCTGATGGTATTCCTGCTTACCGGCCTGTCCGGCGGTACGGGCAGCGGCGCTTTTCTGGATATTGCCTACATCGTGCGCGGAATCATTGAGCGGGACTATGGGGCAGCCGGCATCGACCGGGTGAATACACTCGGTTATCTTTTCACACCGGACGTGAATCTGTCCAACAAGAGCCTCAGTGAGCACACGCGTGAGTATATCCGCAAAAACGGTTATGCTGCGCTCAAAGAGCTGGATTACTGGATGAATGTGGACAGCCGGGGTGAGCGTTTCCGCCAGCAGTACGGCAATATTCTGACGGTGAATTCTCCGCTTCCGCCGTTCAACCTGTGCCATCTGATCTCTGCGACCAATACGGAAGGCAAGCTGCTGGAGAACGCCTATGATTACTGCATGAATGTAACGGCAGAGAACATCACGAACTTTATGGCCAGCGAGGAAAAGGCATCCGGCGAAGAATTTGCGATCCATGACTATATCAGTAACATCCGCACGAATATCGCCCAGATGAACAAAACCTATCCTGCCAATTATGAATACAACATCATCGGTGCTTCGTCCGCGGTGCTGCCGATTGAAGAAATGACGACTTATCTGGCCTACCGCCTGTTCGACAAAATGGACAAGATGTTCCAGCAGGCGCCGGGGCAGGAGGATGTGGAGAAGCTGGCGCGCAAGCTAGGCATCGATCTTGACTCCATGATCAAAACCTTTGAATCCCGCGTCCCCGAGCCGCTGCCGGGTTACCAGAACAGCGAACGGCTCAGCCATGCCAATGTCATCAAAAACCAGGTCGTCGATATGGACACAGAGCTGGAGCAAAGCTTTCTGGCCCGGGCGCGTGAAGAGTATATCAAGGCCAAAAAACAGCTGCCGGGCGAAATCACCGGACGCTTCGGCGAGGAGCTGGAGCGGATCTTCCTGCATCCGGAGCAGGGGCCATTCTATGTCTCGCGTCTGCTGTACACCGAGAAGGGCTTCTGTATACTGAAGCTGATCCAGTCT
Coding sequences:
- a CDS encoding vWA domain-containing protein, with the protein product MLRTRTLKQFMQVILTPLLALCLTAAPFAAGRASAAAQAPSQIDAVLLIDVSNSMNTSDKNKIANEAMKMFIDMLSTQGDKVGIVAYTDKVQREKALLQINSATDKEDLKEFIDGLNRGAYTDIAVGMEEAVKVLENGSDPDHEPMIVMLADGNNDLDESTGRTQSQSDQELDAAVETAKQKGYPVYTIGLNADGKLNKEILAGLSDETGGKAFTTDSADDLPQILSEIFASHLKLKVVPVQSITADGSFQEVTVNVPNESVLEANISIMSSQPVTAKLTDPSGKEVQIPSDEVLLSKSATYSLIKLLSPQEGDWKLQVKGVPKDKIDINLVFNYDLELQIDAVSSTAFKKGDKIDISSHLYSNGTQVTLSNLYQDMKAVLLATDVDTGTVEEIPLDNSGAVFKGTFEIKDSHDYELKVRAEESSFYRESDVLKISAKTGAAATSGAGTGGNTGEELAADSGSSKTLYFVIGGLILLIAAAVALWMLRKKSTRGFVGQMVVEVVDGNTGEKTYPQYKKLSAFRGKFTLHQLLQLAPELKESEKLVFTPGKNDRLLLKGGEGLSVERSGRAADISRGLELKSGDRISVNLQTVDKTIQLEYLI